Below is a window of Anaerolineae bacterium DNA.
ACCTGGGACAATAGCGAAACGCATTGGATGTGGCAGCCAATCCATGAAGCCGAACAGCGCATGGAGCGACTGGCCGCAGCCCATCCTAACCCTGACCCGGCGACTCGTGACGTGCTCAACCAGGCGGCCCGCGAGTTGTTACTGCTGGAAAGCTCCGACTGGCCGTTTCTGGTCACCACCGGCCAGGCGGGCGGGTATGCCATCCAGCGCTTCAGCCAGCATGCCGAACGGTTCAACCGCCTGGCAGCAAGTCTGGAGTCAGGCCAGCCGGATGTCGCTGCTGCCGCGCAGTACTGGGAACTTGACCGGGTCTTCCCTGAGGCGGATTATCGCTGGTGGGCTTACCGCCCATCACCGGCGCACCCTTGAGCCAGGTGGCACTGACACGCCGGGCTGACATACGGACATAAGAGGGAGTCGCGCCTATGAATGTACTGTTTGTCGCCGCAGAAGCAGCGCCCTTCGCCAAGACGGGCGGCCTGGGCGACGTTGTCGGCAGCCTGCCCCGGGTCCTGCGCCAGCAGGGAATCGACGCCCGCGTGATGATCCCGCAGTACGGCATCATTAACTGGGAACGCTACAGGATTCAGCCGCTGTTCAGCTTCCAGTTGCCGCGTCGCACGGGCACGGCGGATGTTCATATCGCTTACACCGAGCACGAAGGAGTGCCGGTCTATTTCCTGGGCGGCTGGCCGTACTTCTCCGGCGGAGACTTCCTCTATACCACGGTCGAGTGGGACATCCCGCGCTACATCTTTTTCTCCCAGGCGGCGATGGGAGCCGCCTGGGAACTGGGCAACCGGCTGAGCTGGTTCCCGGATGTGTTCCATGTCCACGACTGGCACACGGCCCTGATCCCGTTTCTCATCTATGAAAGCCGTTACCATGACCGCTGGGCCAGGACAGCCAGCCTGATCACCATCCACAACCTAGGCTACCAGGGGTGGAACGCCGGGGGCTACCTGTGGGATGCTGGCGTCCCGCCGCGCACTCATCCTGATCTGGTTTACCAGGACAAAACCGATAACCTGTTTGCCATCGGGCTGGCTTACGCGGACGAACTGACCACGGTCAGCCCGCGCTACGCTGAGGAAATCCAGTATGCGTCCTTCGGAGAAGGGCTGGAGAACCTGATCCGCGCCCGCAACCGCGACCTGTACGGTATTCTTAACGGCATCGACACCGAACAGTTCAACCCGGCCACCGATCCGCATCTGGTTCGCAACTACTCGGTAGATACGCTCGACCAGCGGATCGAAAACAAGCGCGCTCTGCAGCGCGATTCTGGGCTGGAAGTGCGCGACGATGTCATGCTGATCGGCCTGGTGTCCCGCCTGGTGGAGATGAAGGGAATCGACCTAGCAGTGCCAGCCATGCGCCACCTGCTCACCACCGAGGATGTGCAGTTCGTGGCCCTGGGCACTGGCAAAGAATCGATTGAGAACAACGTCCGGCTGCTGGGCCATCACTTCCATTGGAAAGCGCGGACGACCATCGGGTTTGATGCGCGGCTGGCGCAGCGTATCTACGCCGGTAGCGACCTGTTCCTGATGCCCAGCCGCTACGAACCCTGTGGCCTCGGGCAGATGATCGCCATGCGCTATGGCGCCCTGCCGCTGGTTCGGGAGACGGGTGGACTGGCCGACACCGTGGAGAACTACGACGACGGTGACGCTGAGCACGGCACTGGCTTCCGCTTCCTGTGGGAAACGCCGGACGCCCTGCTGGGCACGCTGCGTTGGGCGCTCTATACCTACCGCCATCGCCCGGCGGCCTGGCGGCGGATGCAGGAGCGGGCCATGCGCCGCGACTTTAGCTGGCAAAAAAGCGCCGAGTTGTATGTTCAACGCTATGAACGGGCGCTGCGGAAAAAACGCACCTGATGGTCTGTTGGGAGTTCCGGAAGGAGAAAAACCGTGAAAGTCAAAGCCGTAATTCTTGCCGGTGGCGAAGGCACCCGCCTGAAGGTCCTGACGATCAAACGGGCCAAACCTGCTGTCCCCTTTGCCGGGAAGTACCGCATGA
It encodes the following:
- a CDS encoding glycogen synthase, which gives rise to MNVLFVAAEAAPFAKTGGLGDVVGSLPRVLRQQGIDARVMIPQYGIINWERYRIQPLFSFQLPRRTGTADVHIAYTEHEGVPVYFLGGWPYFSGGDFLYTTVEWDIPRYIFFSQAAMGAAWELGNRLSWFPDVFHVHDWHTALIPFLIYESRYHDRWARTASLITIHNLGYQGWNAGGYLWDAGVPPRTHPDLVYQDKTDNLFAIGLAYADELTTVSPRYAEEIQYASFGEGLENLIRARNRDLYGILNGIDTEQFNPATDPHLVRNYSVDTLDQRIENKRALQRDSGLEVRDDVMLIGLVSRLVEMKGIDLAVPAMRHLLTTEDVQFVALGTGKESIENNVRLLGHHFHWKARTTIGFDARLAQRIYAGSDLFLMPSRYEPCGLGQMIAMRYGALPLVRETGGLADTVENYDDGDAEHGTGFRFLWETPDALLGTLRWALYTYRHRPAAWRRMQERAMRRDFSWQKSAELYVQRYERALRKKRT